In Anaerolineae bacterium, a genomic segment contains:
- a CDS encoding WHG domain-containing protein gives VENPTHYRLMFGKEISEWQDYPGLMQAAGTALGEVVKIIQECQQENKVKPGSPRHLAQVAWAMIHGWVSLLIDGRIRGKQNMEELTDLTIQTLLEGLKQ, from the coding sequence CGGTAGAAAATCCAACCCATTATCGGCTCATGTTTGGCAAAGAAATATCTGAGTGGCAGGATTATCCGGGCCTGATGCAGGCGGCAGGCACGGCGCTGGGTGAGGTGGTGAAGATTATTCAAGAATGCCAACAGGAGAACAAGGTGAAACCAGGCTCTCCTCGCCACCTGGCTCAAGTGGCCTGGGCCATGATTCACGGTTGGGTTTCTCTGCTTATTGACGGACGGATTAGGGGTAAACAAAATATGGAGGAATTGACCGATTTAACCATTCAAACGCTTTTGGAGGGGTTGAAACAATGA
- a CDS encoding TIR domain-containing protein, whose product MSSIFLSHNRKDKPFVRKLSERLRAHGIRTWVDEAEMRLGDSLLSKIETAIRECEYLGVVLSPHSVASKWVRREVNIALHEEIHGNRVKVLPLLYQPCDIPGFLADKMYADFTRDFAEGFEALLAHFQRDLDREKHKQTRAAEILGQAYQDWLSFDRPEAQLLSQDKLELILQHLPQPSLDLLEYLLCSLAHRPTLGLSLDSLKHWLNQTDPSQVMALFGRLLNHQNSQIRLGAITIGEQWGQMSVAKLLVNSLREEANQEVKRAGLRCLTHWGQRLPPDLAQSLLADPDWLVQAYALPSLAEQNTCLLVSDGTEFAAELGRLAHNAGFRVVTFANHYSQWELDRLGHEVLLLFKLVIMVRGEHYTQQGREDFYSRLRRFVAEGGILFATSWVSYETVYHHEFNRLLPFSHVQSSFNEDIRITCHASQNHLAQKLFTQPISYQTSVELLQPKEDSVVLLETVEHLPILGYRRFGTGTCYYLNSCQHSCFGPMQSPLQSGPALSQGLQKIFEQTAQTPAPSPPAKTPDPSSKLPETAAIESPGQLASPNPRITSSVERQITHLSRRLQKLREIQALKGIDTEPHYLIEIEDIEEKLASLQSQRKDLTR is encoded by the coding sequence ATGTCAAGCATTTTCCTTAGCCACAACCGCAAAGACAAGCCCTTTGTCAGAAAATTAAGCGAGCGCCTCCGGGCGCACGGCATCCGCACCTGGGTTGACGAGGCCGAAATGCGTCTGGGCGACTCCCTGCTCTCCAAAATAGAAACAGCCATCCGGGAATGTGAATACCTGGGGGTGGTTTTGTCGCCTCACTCGGTGGCTTCAAAATGGGTTCGCCGGGAGGTGAATATAGCCTTGCATGAGGAAATCCACGGAAACCGGGTGAAGGTGCTGCCCCTGCTTTACCAGCCATGCGATATTCCGGGCTTTTTGGCAGATAAAATGTACGCCGATTTTACCAGAGATTTTGCCGAAGGATTTGAAGCTCTTTTAGCCCATTTTCAGCGCGATCTTGACCGGGAAAAACATAAACAAACCAGAGCCGCCGAAATTCTGGGTCAGGCATACCAGGATTGGCTCAGTTTTGACCGGCCAGAGGCTCAGCTTTTAAGCCAGGACAAGCTGGAGCTTATTCTGCAACACCTTCCCCAACCATCGTTAGACCTGCTGGAATACCTGCTTTGCAGCCTGGCCCACCGGCCCACATTGGGTTTGAGCCTGGACAGTTTAAAACATTGGCTCAACCAGACAGACCCTTCTCAAGTAATGGCGCTATTTGGCCGTTTACTCAACCATCAAAACAGTCAAATCAGGCTGGGCGCAATAACCATAGGGGAACAGTGGGGGCAAATGAGCGTAGCCAAGCTGTTGGTCAACAGCTTAAGGGAGGAAGCCAATCAAGAGGTAAAACGGGCCGGCCTGCGCTGCCTGACCCATTGGGGCCAGCGTCTGCCGCCCGATCTGGCCCAATCTTTACTGGCCGACCCCGATTGGTTGGTTCAAGCTTATGCCTTGCCGAGTTTGGCCGAGCAAAACACTTGCTTACTGGTGAGCGATGGCACGGAATTTGCCGCCGAACTGGGCCGGTTGGCCCACAACGCCGGGTTCAGGGTGGTCACTTTTGCTAACCACTATTCGCAGTGGGAACTCGACCGGCTGGGGCACGAGGTATTGCTCCTATTTAAATTGGTCATCATGGTGCGGGGCGAACATTACACCCAACAAGGACGGGAAGATTTTTACAGCCGGCTGCGCCGGTTTGTGGCTGAAGGCGGTATTTTGTTTGCCACCTCCTGGGTGAGCTACGAAACCGTGTATCATCACGAATTCAATCGGCTGCTGCCTTTTAGCCATGTGCAAAGCAGCTTTAATGAAGATATACGGATTACGTGCCACGCTTCCCAAAATCATTTGGCCCAAAAATTATTTACCCAACCCATTTCATACCAAACGTCTGTAGAACTACTCCAGCCAAAAGAAGATTCTGTGGTTCTGCTTGAGACGGTGGAGCACCTACCTATTTTGGGCTACCGGCGCTTTGGCACCGGAACCTGCTATTATCTGAATAGTTGCCAACACTCCTGTTTTGGCCCTATGCAATCTCCGCTACAAAGCGGCCCGGCCCTGAGCCAGGGCCTGCAAAAAATATTCGAGCAGACAGCCCAAACACCCGCGCCGTCTCCCCCGGCAAAAACGCCTGACCCCTCCTCTAAGTTACCGGAGACCGCTGCAATAGAATCGCCGGGCCAACTCGCTTCCCCAAACCCGCGCATCACGTCTTCGGTTGAACGGCAAATTACCCACCTCTCCCGGCGGCTGCAAAAACTCCGCGAAATTCAGGCCCTCAAAGGCATTGATACGGAACCTCATTATTTGATTGAAATAGAGGACATCGAGGAGAAACTGGCGAGCTTACAAAGCCAGCGTAAAGACCTGACCCGGTGA
- a CDS encoding HAMP domain-containing protein, translated as MNKLWIRLTLAFGLVATLAIIIAAVLSQYQLSTQFRRFMNRSQMMDTNLGLALAQYHAENGAWEGVETVFNQAHSPSMGMGQGRSMRHGAPKFILADPAGQVVYTEPGAHAPPQLNRQEIAQALPLTWQNQTIGYLTVDATTTQMMMLSAPAQAFLDQINRLLLQTSLIAGILAVLMGVMMARGLSAPLGRLATAARRISRGELDQRVSVKGVDEVTGLAQAFNEMAVNLQEAETLRRNMVADIAHELRTPLSVIQGNLQAILDDVYPLDKAEIAAIYDETLILNRLINDLRDLARAEAGQLSLNLQPTGLPLLITNAADMFAELTREKKITLTVLSPPGLPPVLADPDRIRQVLHNLLTNALRHTPEDGAIEINLAETEPRGQLKVTVTDTGPGIPPEDLPHVFDRFWRADRSRSREMGGSGLGLAIARQLVEAQGGQIGVESDGTSGWGSRFWFTLPVA; from the coding sequence ATGAATAAACTCTGGATCCGCCTGACCCTTGCCTTTGGCCTGGTGGCGACCCTGGCCATCATCATTGCGGCTGTGCTCAGTCAATACCAGCTCAGCACGCAATTTCGCCGTTTTATGAACCGCAGCCAAATGATGGACACAAACCTGGGCCTGGCATTGGCCCAATATCACGCTGAAAATGGCGCGTGGGAAGGGGTTGAAACCGTCTTCAACCAGGCCCACAGCCCAAGTATGGGGATGGGCCAAGGCCGAAGCATGCGGCATGGCGCGCCCAAATTTATCCTGGCCGACCCCGCCGGGCAAGTGGTTTACACAGAGCCAGGTGCGCATGCGCCCCCGCAATTAAACCGGCAGGAAATAGCCCAGGCGCTACCACTTACGTGGCAGAACCAGACGATTGGCTATTTAACCGTAGATGCTACCACAACCCAAATGATGATGTTGTCGGCCCCGGCCCAGGCTTTTCTGGATCAGATCAATCGTTTGCTGCTTCAGACCAGTTTGATTGCCGGTATTTTGGCCGTACTCATGGGCGTGATGATGGCCAGGGGGTTATCTGCGCCGTTAGGCCGGTTGGCCACGGCGGCCCGGCGCATTTCACGGGGAGAACTAGACCAGCGGGTATCGGTGAAGGGTGTGGATGAAGTAACTGGCCTGGCCCAAGCGTTCAACGAGATGGCCGTTAACCTCCAGGAGGCTGAAACCCTGCGCCGCAATATGGTGGCCGATATTGCTCATGAACTGCGCACTCCCTTGAGCGTCATCCAGGGTAATTTGCAGGCCATTTTGGACGACGTTTATCCCCTGGACAAAGCGGAAATCGCTGCCATTTACGACGAAACCTTGATCCTCAATCGGCTTATCAACGACCTGCGCGATCTGGCCCGGGCTGAGGCCGGTCAATTGAGCCTTAATCTTCAGCCCACCGGCTTACCCCTGCTTATCACAAACGCCGCCGACATGTTTGCCGAACTGACCCGCGAAAAGAAAATCACGCTCACGGTTTTGTCGCCCCCGGGCCTGCCCCCGGTTCTGGCCGACCCCGACCGCATCCGGCAAGTTCTGCACAATTTGTTAACCAACGCCCTGCGCCACACCCCGGAAGACGGGGCCATAGAAATAAACTTAGCAGAAACTGAACCGCGCGGCCAGCTTAAAGTGACCGTTACCGACACCGGCCCTGGCATCCCCCCTGAAGATTTACCCCATGTGTTTGACCGTTTCTGGCGGGCCGATAGGTCTCGCTCCCGCGAGATGGGCGGCTCCGGCTTGGGCCTGGCCATTGCCCGGCAGTTGGTGGAGGCGCAGGGGGGGCAGATTGGGGTAGAAAGCGACGGCACGTCCGGTTGGGGCAGCCGCTTTTGGTTCACCTTGCCGGTAGCTTAA
- a CDS encoding response regulator transcription factor, translated as MPCILVVDDDKQIVRLVRSYLEQAGYRVLTAYDGETALHAIRREQPDLVVLDLMLPDRNGWEITRIVRREPSLANLPIIMLTARVEDSDKIVGLELGADDYIAKPFNPREVVARVRAVLRRAANSAAPPQILQVGALRLNLDRHQATMNNTPLDFTPTEFNLLKVLVEHSGRAFTRLELIEKGLGYAYEGLERTVDSHIKNLRKKIGVDEDNPMYIETVYGVGYRLRGEEQ; from the coding sequence ATGCCCTGCATTCTGGTGGTTGACGACGACAAACAAATTGTGCGCTTGGTGCGTTCTTACCTGGAACAGGCAGGCTACCGGGTTTTAACCGCCTACGACGGCGAAACAGCCCTGCACGCCATCCGCCGCGAGCAGCCGGACCTGGTGGTGCTGGACCTGATGCTGCCCGACCGGAACGGTTGGGAAATTACCCGCATTGTGCGCCGTGAGCCATCGCTGGCCAATCTGCCCATCATCATGCTCACTGCCCGCGTGGAAGACAGCGATAAGATTGTGGGTCTGGAACTGGGCGCCGACGATTACATCGCCAAGCCCTTCAATCCCCGCGAGGTGGTGGCCCGCGTGCGCGCCGTGTTGCGGCGCGCCGCTAACAGCGCCGCGCCGCCCCAAATTCTACAGGTTGGCGCATTGCGCCTTAACCTGGACCGGCACCAGGCCACTATGAACAATACCCCCCTGGATTTTACCCCCACCGAATTCAACCTACTCAAAGTATTGGTTGAGCATTCGGGCCGGGCCTTCACCCGCCTGGAATTGATTGAAAAAGGTCTGGGTTATGCTTACGAGGGCCTGGAACGCACCGTGGACAGTCACATCAAAAACCTGCGCAAAAAAATTGGCGTAGACGAAGACAACCCCATGTACATTGAAACCGTCTATGGCGTGGGCTACCGGCTGCGGGGTGAGGAACAATGA